A genomic region of Nymphaea colorata isolate Beijing-Zhang1983 chromosome 2, ASM883128v2, whole genome shotgun sequence contains the following coding sequences:
- the LOC116247468 gene encoding LOW QUALITY PROTEIN: protein WUSCHEL-like (The sequence of the model RefSeq protein was modified relative to this genomic sequence to represent the inferred CDS: inserted 1 base in 1 codon) has protein sequence MEEGSGGGGELGRESSEQELHPTAAPLLHGRVDAQPLLLSLPLLVVLEPVEHSSLRIRICSAGGAGGGSNKSSFLCRQSSTRWIPTAEQIRILRELYYNNGVRSPSAEQIQKISARLRQYGKIEGKNVFYWFQNHKARERQKKRLSTDAAVQQRCSAVGWSSCSDDFSPKFTSSSTSLLHTSAPGISSCGASIVSGGXMAGVSSALVERGSFG, from the exons ATGGAGGAAGGAagtggaggaggaggtgaaCTTGGGAGAGAATCGTCGGAGCAGGAGCTCCACCCGACGGCAGCACCTCTCCTGCACGGCCGCGTCGATGCTCAACCTCTTcttctgtctctccctctccttgTGGTTCTGGAACCAGTAGAACAC AGCTCCCTTAGAATACGTATCTGTTCCGCTGGTGGTGCAGGAGGAGGCAGCAACAAGAGTAGCTTCCTGTGCAGGCAGTCGAGCACCAGGTGGATACCAACAGCGGAGCAGATACGCATTCTGAGAGAGCTCTATTATAACAATGGGGTGAGGTCTCCCAGTGCGGAGCAGATACAGAAGATATCGGCCAGGCTGAGGCAGTATGGCAAGATAGAGGGGAAGAACGTGTTCTACTGGTTCCAGAACCATAAGGCGAGGGAGAGACAAAAGAAGAGGCTGAGCACCGACGCGGCCGTGCAGCAAAGGTGCTCTGCCGTCGGGTGGAGCTCCTGCTCCGATGATTTCTCTCCCAAGttcacctcctcctccactTCCCTCCTTCATACCAGTGCTCCTG GAATTTCTTCATGTGGAGCAAGCATAGTCTCTGGGG AGATGGCTGGTGTTAGCTCTGCCCTGGTGGAAAGAGGTAGTTTCGGGTAA